The genomic DNA attttggtatatcacGTGACTAGTTTTGTGCAAATTTCAGGGTATTTATTCGCGTtcgaaattcaacattattcttcCCTATAGATGACACGTAGAGGTGACACCTGATACAAAACACAGAGGATTGATGCCTTCCGGTAAATCGAGGTTACAACTATCTAACCAAACGTActgaaaacaaatgtttttgtttctttatccTGTTTAATTAGTCCAAATaacataacaacaataataacacaCAGAGCAGTAATCAtatcaatgacgtcatttccACTGTCGACCGGACATGACGTATTCTATGGTAAGATGTAGGCGGCAGGGAGATACCAGGGCCACGTTGGTGTCTGTTTCGGATGCTCCAAAATTACctgttaaaaatcattttattataaCTTAACTGTTCAAACTCATCCGTGATAGTCTGTTTGATAAAGAGCCCAAGGTATAATCAGATTGGATAAGATTCACAACGACAGGTAGAGAATGAAAGATAGAAAATACATACCTGTCCTGCACGGGGACAGAACGAAGGAACCTCGAAACTACCCGGCTCGACATACCCTGTGGTGACATTCTCATAGATCCCAAAGGATAGGACGTAATCTGTAAACAGGGACTTCAGAGTAATggggaaataaaaataatgataaataaacaaattacaaCTATATTAGGAAGATGTAAGGAAGATGAACAAGTATGGACAATCAATCCCGTGCAAGATCTTTGAAATCGATGGGACTTTCAGAAAGATGTTTCACTCGCATTCTAAAAGGAAATGCAACTGtgtttaatattaaaaacatcTGGATTcttgtaaaaaaataacaactctTGTAAATCGTATTGATCAAAAATGCCTATTGCatttgaaagtaaaaaataaaaaaaataatgccaGGGTACCAACAcatgtatgatgatgattaacAATCTGGGGGACACTATACATTGAACTATGTGTATCCCTTATGTAACGTGTGGTTCAGTAGCTCATTCTCTACAATCGTAATCGTCCGGCTCGTGATTCAATTACGTTTTGCCAGACTGCAGGATAAAGTGAAAATAGACACGCGATCCCTGGggaatgtttatttgttttcaatGCATGAAATGTTCAATACGATCATCAGAGATTGGCGAAGTGTTCTATTTTTCTTGgtcataaaacatttattataatgATTGATTTATCTTAAAACAATCCTGGGCAATATAATTCAGATGAACATGTATCACTCCTGACCTGAATAATGCAGTAAAGCGGTTTGAAAGAAAAGTGTCAGTATGTTGATAAACGTTTGACCCagccttgacctttaacctttgaGTCATTCATGCAcacaatgtatgtataacacaaacctaaaCCAGGCCCCATGGATCTTGTCGTCTCGGTGACCAACACACATGGATCACGTGACATGGTAGTCCGTGATGTGTGACCTTTACCGTCATCTTTGAACCATACTTCTACTGGCATTTCAGCCATCTTGTGGTAGCCGAAGAAATCCGCACCATCTGGAAATATTAATATAGATTGCTAGTCGACTATTGCCGTCGTATTATGGGAGAAATTTTAAATACTAGCTAACACAGTGATATCTATGTTCGAAAACCTGCATTTGTTATATTTCTAATATTCGGTCAAACAGTCCGGATTTTAGTGAGTGCCACATTTGTATATTAGATGTTGTCACATGATTGAATAAATACATCGTTCTCGGTGTAATGCAAACACATGTATTGTTCTGGATTGGCTATACCGCATTCGCATACAGGTACGTACCAATCAAAATGTATTGGTGTTGTTTATGTTATCTACAAAATGCTTTATACTTCGTCCCAACGTGTGTTGGAATTTGTATAAGTACTTTACATGGAAGTGGGAAATATTCTTGAATGTATCATCAGTAGAAACGCACTCCAAAGTATTGTTGTACACAATTATAATAGTTAACATATCTAGGTCCCTTCCGTTTCCAATTGAAATGTACTCAAAAGTATTGGTGTATAGAATTTTAACAGTTAACCTATGCATGTCATTTCcattatcaatttaattttatacAGACATCAAGATTCATTTAAACGCATGACTGGTCACTTGCTGCTTGAGAAACACGTTCACACTCACAAACAAGTATCCATACATGTACCGTACATATAGTCAATAATAAACTTAAGATGCAGTTTTATCATCAACATCAATCATATCCATACCACAAAATAGCTTCCTTAACGTGGGAAAGTTTAAACCATttcttcagtactttgattttattCACTTTGGCAGTTACTGTAGAATATTTGTCTTGTCTTCACAAACTTAATGACGTCAGACATGATCGATGCCTTGTGGATACGTTGACTGTGGCTAAGCCCTGACTTAACCTACATTTgtgtggcgggtgtcgtcgtgacctagatttgtatggcggatgtcgttgtgacctagatttgtatgtgtcAGGGGTCGTCGTGAcatagatatgtacatgtatagcaggtgtcgtcgtgacctagatatgtacatgtatggcgggggtcgtcatgacctagatatgtacatgtatggcgGGTGTAGTCGTGAcatagatatgtacatgtatgacggGTGTagtcgtgacctagatatgtacatgtatggcgggtgtcatcgaGACctagatatgtacatgtatggcgggggtcgtcgtgacctagatttgtacatgtatagcgggtgtcgtcgtgacttAGATATGCACAtgtatggcggttgtcgtcgtgacctagatatgtacatgtatggcgggtatcgtcgtgacTTAGATATGCAcatgtatgacgggtgtcgtcgtgacctagatatgtacatgtatggcgggtgtcgtcactgaagcagaagacgcttacccccTCGAAACACCTGGTCCTATCCCCCTTGTACATTGAAGAGTCCTCATCCAAGTCATactttgttcatattttgtcatCTTTTTATCGATTAagaattacagtttcgttattatgtgtgtgttctctgttgttttatatacaacTCTTTATCGACTTCTAAATAAATGTGGGTTTATACCGGCAACTCCGGTTTTCTCCCACAGTGCGTTTCAAACTGGGCCAACAGGAGTGATTAAtaaaagttgatataacttgtttcgcaattgttgt from Pecten maximus unplaced genomic scaffold, xPecMax1.1, whole genome shotgun sequence includes the following:
- the LOC117320330 gene encoding uncharacterized protein LOC117320330, yielding MPQPCFLDGADFFGYHKMAEMPVEVWFKDDGKGHTSRTTMSRDPCVLVTETTRSMGPGLDYVLSFGIYENVTTGYVEPGSFEVPSFCPRAGQVILEHPKQTPTWPWYLPAAYILP